A genome region from Paramisgurnus dabryanus chromosome 12, PD_genome_1.1, whole genome shotgun sequence includes the following:
- the traf3ip2a gene encoding uncharacterized protein traf3ip2a, with product MESFPDGCPHPSIPVETDESMTLSSLNLAWPACQECHSHMPDLRETAKGDSFSPQMSIHDVSSLDYSDQYCRPPPKDLRVSQTQHPIIKRPFNDSPVGLPSLYLHTSSRRDPLRDHRPQIEDLSEDFSDLNIQHLPVPYQHFRNPVSEDEESLEKPRSLCPDMVENMCGHSSPNQQRYYGQCPPEAFNGFQYKHEHPAHCPQPNHPLYQQFPPQYGRYHPQNRSLPRPVAPLRPIQDTTRQSTARMKELISEVCVNPFQPAAAAVHPQTLTRNVSLPDDCRDVFITYSADITAELMPFVSFLINQGFRPAIDIFEDRVRQMDINKWMDSFLKNKSVLIIVVISPKYKADVEGDGSDQHGLHTKYIHTQIQNEFIQQGCLNFRLVPVLFPCANQSHVPLWLLNTRRYRWPEDAEDLLLRLLREEKYIVPPLGRELKLTIKPLQ from the exons ATGGAATCTTTTCCAG ATGGTTGTCCTCATCCTAGTATCCCTGTAGAAACTGATGAGTCTATGACCTTATCCTCTCTTAATCTGGCCTGGCCAGCGTGCCAGGAGTGCCACTCACACATGCCTGACCTTAGAGAAACAGCCAAAGGGGATAGTTTTAGCCCTCAGATGTCCATCCATGATGTAAGCAGCCTGGATTACTCAGACCAATACTGCAGGCCTCCTCCCAAAGATTTAAGGGTCAGTCAGACTCAGCATCCTATCATCAAACGGCCCTTTAATGACAGCCCTGTAGGACTGCCCAGTCTATACCTGCATACAAGTTCAAGAAGAGACCCTCTGAGAGACCATAGACCCCAAATAGAAGATCTGAGTGAAGACTTCTCAGACCTCAATATTCAACATTTGCCTGTCCCATATCAACATTTCCGTAACCCTGTGAGTGAGGATGAGGAAAGTCTGGAGAAGCCTAGATCTCTTTGCCCTGACATGGTGGAGAATATGTGCGGACATTCTTCGCCAAATCAGCAGAGATACTATG GTCAGTGCCCACCAGAGGCTTTTAATGGCTTCCAGTATAAGCATGAGCATCCTGCACATTGTCCACAGCCCAACCATCCACTGTACCAACAATTCCCACCTCAGTATGGGAGGTACCACCCACAGAACAG GTCCTTACCTAGACCTGTAGCCCCTCTGAGGCCTATTCAGGATACAACCCGTCAGAGCACGGCACGTATGAAGGAGCTCATATCAGAGGTGTGTGTCAACCCCTTCCAacctgctgctgctgctgttcaTCCCCAAACCTTGACACGAAACGTCAGTCTGCCTGACGACTGCA GAGATGTTTTCATAACATACTCAGCGGACATTACAGCAGAGTTGATGCCCTTCGTGAGTTTTTTGATAAATCAAGGATTCAGACCAGCT attgatATATTCGAAGACAGAGTTAGACAAATGGACATAAACAAATGGATGGacagttttttaaaaaat AAGTCAGTGTTAATCATCGTAGTGATCAGTCCAAAGTATAAAGCAGATGTTGAAGGTGATGGATCTGATCAACATGGATTACATACCAAGTACATACACACTCAG ATCCAAAATGAATTCATTCAGCAAGGATGTCTTAACTTTAGACTAGTGCCAGTGCTGTTTCCATGTGCTAACCAG AGTCATGTGCCGCTGTGGCTTCTGAATACTCGTCGGTACAGGTGGCCTGAGGATGCCGAGGACCTGTTGCTGCGTTTACTCAGAGAAGAGAAATACATCGTCCCACCCCTGGGCAGAGAGCTCAAACTCACTATAAAACCGCTACAGTAA
- the LOC135745483 gene encoding probable G-protein coupled receptor 139, translating into MIRFRQCGMSKTATLYLSCLALMDTFYLVWVILLDLCLVFLQVEPFWHVQPWCGIMCFLQYGALYSSSWIVVMFTIERYLVLSITMGKQRLHQACTALFICVTVVLLSHIASVPMSWINTVTPVNVTVDGQNVTMLRCHYREAKFTTILVLVTTFLSGGIPIILVIIFNSLIVFHLSRSSQLFTKEERRVIRGARKRGVVRRTIIVLGTVSASFVILSLPRFVTYCILRTKYNYTEFDRNDYSIPINIISDVANMLQNLNSATNFLLYCMVSRSFRQELGNTLTCQAKSKEVGSLLNQTTRSVKVFSVVDQKETLVIDPVHAVLTKLKRTEGS; encoded by the coding sequence ATGATCCGCTTCCGGCAATGCGGCATGTCCAAGACGGCAACCTTATACCTGAGTTGCCTCGCTCTGATGGACACCTTTTACTTGGTGTGGGTGATCCTTCTAGATCTTTGCCTTGTTTTCCTGCAGGTGGAACCTTTCTGGCACGTGCAACCGTGGTGTGGCATAATGTGTTTCCTGCAGTACGGTGCCCTCTACAGCTCGTCCTGGATAGTCGTGATGTTCACCATTGAGCGCTACTTGGTTCTGAGCATCACAATGGGAAAACAACGGCTCCATCAGGCATGCACCGCTCTATTCATCTGCGTGACTGTTGTGCTGCTGTCTCACATAGCATCAGTGCCCATGAGCTGGATCAACACCGTCACACCAGTTAACGTCACGGTCGACGGACAAAATGTCACTATGTTACGCTGTCATTATAGAGAAGCCAAATTCACCACCATTCTGGTCTTGGTCACCACTTTTCTCTCAGGTGGAATTCCAATCATTCTCGTCATCATTTTCAACTCACTGATTGTGTTTCACCTGAGCAGGTCCAGTCAGTTGTTTACCAAGGAGGAGCGGAGGGTCATCAGGGGTGCAAGGAAGCGTGGCGTTGTTCGACGCACCATTATTGTACTTGGGACGGTCTCAGCGTCATTTGTGATACTGAGCCTTCCTCGATTTGTCACGTATTGCATCCTTCGTACTAAATACAACTACACAGAGTTTGACCGCAACGACTACAGCATCCCTATAAACATCATTAGTGATGTGGCCAACATGTTGCAGAACTTAAACTCAGCCACCAATTTCTTGTTGTACTGTATGGTCAGCAGGAGCTTTAGGCAGGAGCTTGGTAACACACTGACCTGTCAGGCTAAAAGCAAAGAGGTGGGCTCACTCCTAAACCAGACTACTAGGTCAGTGAAAGTCTTCTCAGTGGTTGATCAGAAAGAAACACTTGTCATAGATCCTGTCCATGCTGTCCTTACAAAGCTAAAGAGAACTGAAGGCAGTTAA